The sequence below is a genomic window from Glycine max cultivar Williams 82 chromosome 20, Glycine_max_v4.0, whole genome shotgun sequence.
atgaaaaattaataaagaactACAAATtgtcaaatataaaattgagagaaaaacttAGAACATGATTAAATTCATGAACTAAAAACTTAAtcaacccaaaaaaatttattgagatctatcaattttttttttctttctcattttcatGTATACCAAATGATAAATGAGTATCACTTCCTTTTCATTGCCCTTCCTCTTATTTTCCTTCATCCTAAATAATGGGTAAAGGACAAAATATTCTTATAAAcattatttagaaaatatataattgttaatgTGATAAAATATACGTAGGTGTatattaaataactaaattattaaaattttaactgttaatttttttaatcgacAACTATAAAAGAATTCTATTTTCTAAAGTACATtcctaacttaaaaaaaaaaaaaacttagtatgAGCAAAATGTTACTCTCAAgattaacaacaaaaaatgttaaataatcaCAAAATGTTACTCTTCTTTTCAGACGTCCCGTGGAAATATTTGTACTTAATCTTAACAGTAGAAAATTTGACAGCACAAAAGTTTAGAAAGCACACACAAGCTGAGTTCGCATTTTATTGGAGTAAAGTATGATTTAACACATTGcgaattattttgaaaacatgcCAAGACGTTCTAACAATTCTATTCATATAACGATATTTTGtagtaaaaattaagaaaaaaaatatttttcaataaaaatttaaacataaaattatctGTGCGACCCAGAGCTAAGATATAGTTTGATTGGTAATCTTGTGACCAATAAAATCCACCTTTAAAAGGCAAAGCATAAATACATGAGTGtctaattttacaataaattcaaaacaaaatttgcaCCAACTTATAAGAAATATGGAACGCCTGTCCTGGGCCCTCTCATCTGATTGTTCTCCTCTGTTTCGGTGAAAAATTTAACTTCTCTTTCCTGTCACAAAGAAATTAACAAGTTATCTCCGACAGTACAACAATGGTGAAGTTAGTATATTGCAaaataatttgtgtttttttatgtatattaataaaataaaaattcaaatgggtATATTACTATATTATCAAGTATAGCCAATAAACACTTATCAAAACAAAAGTTAATAgtatttatttaacatatacacaaaggaaaaaaaaacacacacagaATAAGGAGTGTGAATATGCTTATTGACTtgactttttaaaaaagtaaaacgtAACAAGAATATAATTGaaaagttaaatgaaaaaaaaatgaatataaataggCATATTGTAATAGGCTAATAGCCCCATCTATTTGCCAATTCCAAAATTAGCTACATTGTAGTGCAATTGAGAGACATACAAGATTGCATTTACTATCTATCCCTGGGCACACCCATCAAATCAGAGGAAATTTAGCAAATACTCAATTGAAAATTTCATGCAAGGTAAAATAACAGATGAAATTTCATCATGATTTCACTGTGAATTCAGTAGTTACCACTGGATAGCATATAAAACAGCGAAGCAAACACATAGCATACGACACTCATGCCATCACTGCGCTCTCCATCTCATCACATGCAGAATCATTAAAGAATAAGTACAATTTGATGCATcaagggaaaagaaaagaactaTGATATCACAAGACCAAATGATGAAGAAACCATCATTATCATGGAAATAGATTTAAACACAGCAAAAAGCTTCAGATGACTCACCATATTTTCATTGAAACTCAGAATAGAAGCTACATTTCCACATCGGTAACAGTAATTAGGTGCAGACCATACCTGCAAATTTCCAAAGGGGAATTGACTTCATATCTATACGAgtccaaaattatattttaaaaatttagggaACAAAAGAATTATTGTAATTCATTTAAGAAACATACAGTTACAAGGCCTTTATCTTGGAACATATACTTAAGGCCTTCCTGAACGAGTTGGTGCGCTCGACAAACAAGATCAAGGTTATTTATGTGATTGAACTGCATGAAAAGAATGCACTGGTAAGATTAAAACATAATATTCAATTCTAAAagcaattaacaaataaattacattacCTCCGAAGTGACCCTGGATCCAAAAAGCCAACCTGCTCCACGGGGACTGACTGCCCATGTTTCAATATCTTCAGGATCACTCCACATTAGATCACAGAAAGGACCCTCATGAGGAATTTCACAGTTCCGGTCAATGACCCTTATCTGCAACAAAAATTCGTTTCTACCTTTTAATGAAGATAGAAAATAATTCTCTTTCTGAAGACTAACAAAAACAATACTTCATTTAACTAACAAACGATCCAAATAATTAAGAACTAAGTGTTTGTTTACTGTGATTATTAAGAAACAAAGGCAATTTCTGTGCTCCAAACATGTTTGACAAATTTAAGAAgtaattcaaacaaaatatcaaaacgACAAGCATTGAAGGCTTTCTGATGTCAAACAAAAACAGACCACATTCTTGAGTTACcagtaaaaaataaagaaaaggaaatatgCAAGTGTCCAGCTCCAGCTGTTCATTTTTCTGTCTAAAGTCTAAATAGCATGGGAATCATGGGGAAGAAGGACCATCAAGCTAACTTAGAGAGACATTTCACATcatgaaaacaaatatataacttGACTGTACATATGATGTATCCACATACAGACAGGGCATGGATAGGCATATATAAGGATGACACCATGGTGCAACGTCAATGTTGCAAATATATAATTAGACAACTAAACAAAATACATGTACGAGGAGATAGTCTAAgctataaaatattgtttttggccaataattaagaaggaggctAGAGGACCTGATCAATTGTTCGAATGTCAGGAGAAAGGCCCCCATGAACACAAAGCACCTGGGTCAAGCATAGCATATAGAAAACTCAATTTTGAACAAGCAACATTCTAATAGAACAACAAAAAGTCAAAATAAATCCAGTAAGCTACCCACCAAGATGCACAGAGGCACATGGGGGGTAGATACTTGAAGAGGAGGGAGTAAAAGATATTTACAGTTCCATCAATAATTGCAGAAAGTGTTAAATAGTCAAACACATCTGTACAATACCGCCAAGCATTGGCATTGCCATACTTCCTCTGGCATTCATCATAAAATCCATAGACCTAGCAAAACagtaaattacaaaattaacataaatcATCATGATACTTTGGCATTTCTGGTTTTAGTATTTCCACAATTCATATCTCCATTATGAAATCTAGCATTCTGCACAACAACCTGACTACTACTTACCTTACTTTTCAATCTCACATCCATGGAAGATGAGATCCTTAATGAGTCAAAAACTACATGAGTTTTCCTAgccattttaaaatttcaacctAAACAACCATTTCCAAACATTGATTACAGCTTCAAAAATTCAAAGCAACTAAACTCCTCTACCTTAGCCAATTCAtgcttaaaaatttcaaaaggaCCAAATTTAAAATTGCCAATGACTTGGTTCAAATTTTCTTTGGACATCAGAAGTTATTGGACCCTGCAAATGAATCTGCCTCAGTGAACTCAACAACACTAGCAATATTGAAAATTACTTAAGGTGGCATCACTGCAATTAGCAAGAAATAAAGTCATGCACATAATTACACTACCAACACTTTATAAGGTTATAACTAGCATGCTAGACTGACAGGATTAGAAATACTTTTTGGACCCCTCCTCAGTTGCACAATctgtttgaattaaaaaatataatattctgCAAGTTTAGAATGATTCATGTAATGATTTCATTCACAAAGCGTACCTGGGTTAATTGTCTACTTTCATGATTTCCACGTAAAAGAGTAATATTAGCTGGGTATCTGTGACattacagaaaaataaaaggatgtgtaaattttcaaaggaaaaaaataaaagaatcacaCACCAATAGTTGCTTctcaacaaaatacaaaaattatacaACAAATGAAAGTGAATTAGATGAAGAGCAGAAAGATACTATCGTCGCAATAGATCTAGCATTTGAGCTTCAAACATGATCAAAATTTAGTCCCTGTAAAATTACCTAAGTTCGAATTTAGTCCCTGCAAAATTTTTCATCTGTTTTTAGTCCTCCTAAAATTATGTGTCAAATTTTGGCTTGGACGTAGGTTCAATCATATCCGAACTTACGTTTATAATGACTGTCCACTAAGGATTGGACACGTGTGCGAGAGGTTTTGGGGAGATGAAGAGTGAGAAGGAGAGAAAGATTTGCGCCCCACCACTGAGTTAGGTTTCTTCTTTGGTTTTCTTCCTCGATTTTCCAGGTCTGCCACACCACACACCATTGTCATTTCAATCTCCCAGATCGGCGCTTCTTGATTCCAGATCTGGCTTCAAGGTCCCACATCTGCACATCAAGGTCGTTAACGGTGTTGTCCCAGTTCCGCTATGAGTTCCAGATCTGCACTTCTTGGTTGCACTAATCCTAGTTGAGGACCTCACATTCTCAGCTcgattttctctttctctttccctGAGGTCATCGGGGTGTCAAAGACATCCCAAATAGTCAGGGTTGTTGTCGTCGTCGTGGGGGTCTTCATTGGTTTGGGTTTTCTGCAGATGCTTTTGTTCCTCCATTTTAGATAAAGTTGAAGTctcttgccaaaaaaaaaaatcttgacttTTGAAGAATCAAATAGACTTTCTCTTTAAATGGTCAAGAGAATGATATGTTTTCAAATTAAGAATAGAAAGATTCTCTAAACTATGGTAAAATGTTTTAATAGCATAGTCTACACATTTCACCAATTCACTGAATATACTCTTCCTAAGGCATATACTAGATCATATACGGTGATTCAATGAGTTAATTTAGACTTGACATTCCTATTCATCTTGGTTTGTGTACGAGATCATATACGGTGATTCAATTTTATATCACAACCTTTTTTCTCCATTGCTAATTGTTTGGATATGGAGAAGGAGAGAGGTGGTCTGGTGCCGGGGCGGCATGCGCTGGAGAGCTGGAGAGGTAGAGAAAGATGGAGACAAacagtgtttttttattttttatgcaatttGGGGCAGTTTTTAACTGCcagaaattgtatttttgtatttattttatattttttatgcaatttGTAGCGGTTTTTAACCCCCATAAAtcgaattttaaaatttaaaataaaaaaaatgtcacattGTTTCAGATATAACCGAACCTAGCTCCGGGCCAAAAAATGACACATTAAAGTTTTAGGAGGGCGAAAAGTTTTATAGGGACTAAATCCGAACTTCGCCAATTTTACAAGgacgaaaaacatattttagtcatAAAATGTACAAGTTTACAATCACTAGGAGGTTGAAATTAACCACTTTTTTGGGTGCCATGCTAAGTTGTAGATAAAATGTTTAAAGAACAGCCAGGTTAATGTTTAGCCATCTATGTAAGAGCTTTTGACAAATTTCACAAGGCTAAATCATTTTCGGGGGAGTGGATGGTGTTGGGACTTGGGGTAACTTTAAACAATGCTTTTGCACATATTTGGAAGtctcaaaaatcaaatttattcttccaaggagaagaaatcaagaatttCATGTCAATTGCAAAATCTTATTAGATACTTAATGGCACTCACAAAACAGAAAGCAGAAAATAAATGTAGAAACACTGCTAGCACTTCAAGGGTTtgcttccttccttccaaaaccCCTTACTTGCAATTTGCTTGCCTCTCCCTTATTCATTACCTCCTTTGTAAATTGTATTGCTAACTGACCCCTGGCCTAGCACTCCCCATGCCACTTAACATGTGTGCTGGTTGGTTACAATTCAGATTCCCAACATGAATCATACATATTTCATTCATTTCCTGCATGACACTAATCCACTACTACCCTTCTTTTCTTCCTATTGCACACCACAACACCAGGGGGTCAAACAGTCTAAAACCAAAAATCAAAACCACAGTTATTGCTCCTACATTGATGTTGAGTacaaaaagagaagaataaatgaaCTTTGTAGTTCATATGGAAAGGACAAGCCccataggaaaaaataaatagaagtaAACCATTTCAAACTAATGCTGAATAATTGATATGATAACTCATAAAAATGCACCACTGCAAATGGATGTAAACTTTCCTAAGTCAAATATGCTAGCAACGAAAGACTGTTTGGAAGTATCATAAGCATTTTGATATTAGAAGTTAATTAGAATACAATGACAgtgtaaatgttttttatactGTCATCCAATCATGAATTGTCATTTATGGTACGATTGTTGCTTTTTATAATACttactttaaaagttatatcaagCACAATTTCTAATTGGCTGACCATGAAAAAATCTTCACACTGACCGTGTAccaaaattttacattttgataCCATGGGGGAACAAAAAaccaaattaatcataaaactATTCTTAAATGCCTCCAAAGCTAGGACAAATTCCAAGTGATAATCTTATTAACAATACATGTAAAGCCaacaagtcaagaatcaagacagaTGCAATGCAAATATGCATTAAAAGAACATACCTAGCTTTTAGAAgtaaaaggatggtaaaaactTCAAGACTATTGTAACCTCGATCAACAAAGTCTCCCTGCCATGCATTTAGGAAAATCTAGAACTCCAAAACAgatattaaatcatcaaagttaaTAGGAAAAAAGAAATCGTAGCAAataccataaaaatataatttgtctcAGGCACATGACCCCCAGTCTGGAAAAGTTTCATTAGATCATGGAATTGACCATGAATATCACCACAAACAGTCACTGGACTATTGACAGGCTGCACATTGGACTCCTCGATAAGGATCTCTTTTACCTggggtattttaaaaaataaaatgtttaatatgCAAGTTAGTATAATCCATTTTAATGACACCAAGGTGCACAAATGACAA
It includes:
- the LOC100820006 gene encoding Phytochrome-associated serine/threonine-protein phosphatase-like, producing MDLDQWISKVKEGQHLLEDELQLLCEYVKEILIEESNVQPVNSPVTVCGDIHGQFHDLMKLFQTGGHVPETNYIFMGDFVDRGYNSLEVFTILLLLKARYPANITLLRGNHESRQLTQVYGFYDECQRKYGNANAWRYCTDVFDYLTLSAIIDGTVLCVHGGLSPDIRTIDQIRVIDRNCEIPHEGPFCDLMWSDPEDIETWAVSPRGAGWLFGSRVTSEFNHINNLDLVCRAHQLVQEGLKYMFQDKGLVTVWSAPNYCYRCGNVASILSFNENMEREVKFFTETEENNQMRGPRTGVPYFL